A region of the bacterium genome:
CACTTCATCACTCTTTATAAATCCGTAGATACTTTTTGCCTGGTCAAGATCATATATATGGACTATTTCATTCCTTTTCTCTATCATATCAATAAATATACCTTCATATTTCTCGTTGATAAGACCTGCCTTAAATGCCTCATTAAAACATCTTAATGGAGTTGAACAATCTATTCCTTCTAATTTTAAATACTCTTTCAATGTCTTCCATAAAATTTCAAATGTATATTCAAATCGATTGGTACTGATTTCTACAATTAACTCTTCATTCAAAAAATTAAAAAGCTGTGGAGAGCCGACTACTTCTTTGTACTTATTAAACGCTTTTTCAAATTTTTCAAAAGCCCTTTGGAATTTTTTGTTTCCTTCCATATTACTCCCTCTTCTAAAATTTTTTTTAACAAATCTACATTAACATCTTTGGTTAAATTAATTAAATCTATATCTCTTAAAGTGTGAGTTTTCATTTTTAATTCCTCTTTAGCTTCCACTATTGTTTTTGTTGGTATCTTTTCATTTCTATATACTGCTAGGTCTATATCCGAACTCCTGATCATTTCATTTCTCACAAAAGAACCAAAAATAATCAGCAAATAATTATTGCTAAGATATTTGTCCAGTATCCTTATAATCTCTTCTTTAATATCCTTCCTACTACCATTTTTATAATTAAAATCATTCATAAATTTGGCTTGTGTTTCCTATTCGAAGTAAATAAACGAGTAGTCTCCAGTATATCCACACTCTTTGTAAATCCACTCCCATTCCTTGACAGAAAAAAGCACTCTCCTGTCAATACCAATACATCATATTTACCTTCTCTTCTTCACTACGATATAACTCCACCACTATATATTTATCTTTCTGGCTTACCCTCTCTATCTCCTCTCTGCCTCGACAACAATGATAAAACAAGGTTCACCATCACCTATTAACCTACTTCTTATTTTAATCTTCTTCATCTACCCCTTCTAAAACCTCCTCCACTTCTCCGATGAAAATTTCAGCATCTTTGATCTGATTTTCTACCTCTTCATCTGAGATAACAACAAAGTCTTCATAATCGCTATCTTCCCTCATTTCCTTAGCTTCAGCCAATATCCTGCCCATATTTTTACCCACTATGCTCGTCTTTACAAAATGTTGATTAAATAGAGAGATAACACCGGAATGTTTACTACTATTAACTTCTTTTACTGCCAACAGAGCTTTGGCTGCAGAAAACATAGCATAGTAAGACCGAGAGATTGAATCTTTATACTGTTTATTCTCATAGAGCAATTTCGCTGAAATGAGTTTTTCTTTGGCATTTTCTAACCGGTATTTAGCAAGTTCATTTCTCATAATTTTATCCCTTCTTTTTCAAGACGTTTGATAAAAGGTGAACCCATATCTTTATTTTTCTGATATTCATACAAGGACATAATTCTTGGGGAGATTTTTAAGTCATAGTAAGGGTCTACTTCAAACATAATATCGAATATCCTCTTCTTTGACTCAAGAGATTTCTCTTTAAGTACAATGAGAATATCGATATCAGAATCTTCTTGAAAATCACCTCTGGCTTTTGACCCAAAGAGCCCTAATGAAGTTATATTATCCCCTATATTATTTTTTATTCGCTCAGCAAAAACTCTTATCACCTTTTTTTCTTTGCTATTAAAACGTACCTTTGGGGCAGATATGTTATTCCATTTTAACTGAACCAAAATCTCCTCTACCACCCTCTCTACCCCTCTTCCATCAACCAACTCTCTGCCTTTCCTGCTCATTCCTTTGCGTTTCTCTCTGGCTTTAATCAAATCTTTTATTGTCTCTTTAATCTTATCTTCTGTAACTTCTTCAAACCAACCCAAATTAAGAGAGGTACCATAATTATCTAAGCTATCAGCATTTTTTCTCTGATTATCAGAAAGGACTATGATGATATTAGGTACTCCAAGGTAGGCCAGTTCATAGCAGGTACTTCCACCTCCACTGATAGCAATATCTGCTTTCTCCATCAAGCCAAGAATATCTTTTAGATTTCTCGTAAGGATAAACCGGCTATCTGTTTCAATCTCTTTCCTAAGAATCTCTTCGTATAGGTAGCTGGGCCCTATAACCACTGTAATCTTAATATTATTCTTGATACCTTTGAGAGCCTTAACCACTTTCAAGGTCTGATTATTCGGATCAGTTCCACCAAGGGTAACTAAAATATTCTTTGCTACCTCTTTTATCTCTCTCCTAAAGCAATGTCTATCTCTAACCTCTTTTCTTAGAAGGACATATTTTGGTCCCAACAATAGCTTTGTATATCTTTCTCTGGAATAATCACTAACTTTAACTCCGATGTTTTGATTAAGAACTATGTCAGAGAAAAGATGCATATTCGCAAGGTCATCAAGGCTCATCAAGGGTATATTTAAATCCTTTATTCGTTTGAGATAAATCTCATTAATATCATAAGAATCAGTGACCACTAAATCAAGTTGATATTTTTTAATCAAATTGACGGTCAACTTGAGATCCTCTTCTAAATCTATCTCTGCAGGCAATCTCTCTACCAAATGGCCACTGTCAACAATCCTCTTTCCTGCCTCTGGATCGATATCCTTGGTAATAAATATACACTGCATACCTTTTTCTTTTAACCCCTCAGCCAGGTTTAAACAACGCATTATGTGTCCTAAACCAATACTTCCCCCTCCATCAACCCGGAATACAATTCGTCTCTTCATTCCTTCCCTTTTAATTCAAGGTTTACTACATCAACCGTTTTTGACAGCGCCCACTCAAGTTTGCTTAGGTATCAGCAGTCTTGTCGCCTTGTTCAAAAGCAAGGCGACAAGACTGCTGATAATTTCGATGGTTTTTCTTTATTTCTTGGAGATGATCACCACCAAACTTTTCTAAAAAAGCCCTGGCTAACTCAATGGCTACCATAGAAAGACCTACCACCGAAGCAGCTGGTAAAACACAAACATCAGATCTTTCGTAAGCAGATCTTTGCTCTTCCTTGCTTAAAATATTTACCGAAGAAAGACCTTTTCTTAAAGTAGGTATAGGTTTTACTGCTGCTCTAAGAATAATATCTTCACCATTAGAAATTCCTCCTTCAATTCCTCCTGCCTGGTTAGTCTTTCTATAAAATCCAAGTCTTTGGTCAAAAAATATTTCATCATGGACTACGGAGCCAAGCTTATCAACTCCTTTAAATCCCATACCTATCTCTACTCCTTTAACGGCTGGAATACTCATTAAAGCAAAAGCCAACCTGGCATTTAATCTTTTATCCCACTGGGTATAGCTTCCTAAGCCCACAGGCACCCCAAAAGCCTTAACTTCAAAGATTCCTCCTAAGGTGTCTCCTGTCTCCATGGCTTCTTTTATCTTAACAATCATAGCTTCTTCAGCTTTTTCGTCTAAACAACGAAGCTTAGATAAGTTTATCTTATCTTTAATTTGGTCGAAGCTTAAATCCTTTTCTATCTTAGCTTTAATATCTCCTACTTGAACCACATAGCTAATAAGCTCAATTCCAAATTCTTCTAATAATTGAGATAGAAGAGCTCCTGCCGCCACTCTAATTGCGGTCTCTCTGGCACTAGCTCTCTCTAAGACATTTCTAATATCTTGATGATGATATTTTATTGCTCCTGGTAAATCAGCATGGCCGGGACGGGGACTTAAAACTTTTCGCTCTTCTACCTTTTCAAGTACTACTTCAGCTATTTCAGGAGACATTACCTCTACCCAATTTCCCCAATCCTTATTTTCAATGATCATCGTAATGGGGCTACCGAGGGTCATTCCTGCTCTAATTCCTGAGGTAATAATAACCTCATCTTCCTCAATCTTCATCCTTTCTCCTCGACCAAAACCTCTCTGTCTCTCTTTTAAAGATTGGTTAATCTTATCTTTATTTATCTTCAGACCAGCCGGAACTCCTTCTATAATTACAGTTAATTGCTTACCGTGAGATTCACCAGCGGTTAAAAAGCTTAACATCTTACCACCTGCCCAGATACCAACTTAATATTCTCTTTCCCCAAAAAAGAGAAATCACTGCTCCTAAAGCCAAGAAAGGACCAAAAGCAATATAATCAGTCTTCTTTTTCTTCTTTAACCCCATTAAGGCCAGACTTATTCCACTACCAACAATGCAGGCTAAGAATACGGAAAGCAAAGACATCTTCCAGTCCAAATAAATTCCAATTAAAGTTCCTAACTTTATATCTCCGCCACCCATTGCTTCTCGTCTAAAAACTAACCTTCCTAATAAGGCAAATAGATAAATTATTCCTCCTCCTACTAATATTCCTAAAACTACTTGGATAAAATTATTAAGGAGAGATGGTTGATTAAAGATTAGTTGGCATATTACTCCAATTGCCATGGCTGGATAAATAATCTTATCATGGATTAAGAGGTGGTCGATGTCTATAAAAGTAATGACAATTAAGACACTAACAAAGATTAAATTTAAGATTATCTTATCTAAATTTAAATCAAAGTTTAAACCAGAATTTAAAGTAGTCCAAAAATTAAACCAAACTAATAAAAACATCGCTGCGGTTAAAGTTTCGACTAAAGGATAACGAAGAGAGATTTTTTTTTGGCAATGACGACATTTTCCTTTTAAGAAGATATAGCTTAAAACAGGGATATTTTCCCAAGGCTTGATTATTGTTTTACAGTGAGGACAAAAGGAGCAAGGCAGGATAATAGATAAATCTAAAGGTATTCTATAAATACAGACATTTAAAAAGCTTCCTATCATTAACCCAAAAATAACTACTATTACCTCTTCTAAGGTGACCATTTTATCTCCTCTCCCAGAGGATAATTTTTAATCTAAATTTTCTATTAAGGATCTCTTCATTACTTCGATAGGAGCTTTTACTTTCGTCCAAATCTCAAAACTCTTAGCACCTTGATAAAGAAGCATCCCTAAACCACTGATTACCTTAAGATTTAACTTTTCTCCTTCTTTTAAAAGCAATGTCTGAGAAGGATTGTAAACTAAATCATAAATAATTTGATCTTTTCTTAAATATTTCACCTCTAGAGGCAAAGGATCTTCTTCTTTCATTCCCACCGAAGTGGCATTAATAATAAGATCAGCCAGGTTTATCTTTTTACCTAATTTTACATCTTCTAAGTTTATCGCTAAGTATTTACCATTAGTTTTTTTCTTCATGTATTTACTTAAACTTACTGCTTTTTCTTTAAATTTGTCAGCAAAAATAATCTCACTTACCCCTTCAAAGACCAAAGAAAAAGCTACTGCTTTAGCTGCCCCTCCTGCCCCTAAGATAAATACCTTTTTATCTTTAAGAGATGTATTGATCTCTTCTTTTAAAGATTTAATAAAACCAAAGCTATCGGTATTATAGCCGTATAACTTGCCTTCGATATTTTCTATAGTATTTACTGCTCCTATTAATTTTGCTTCTTTAGAAATTTCATCTAAGTATTTTATCACTTCTTCTTTATAAGGGATAGTGACATTTGCTCCTTTAAAATTTATTGCCCTTAACCCTTCTATGGCTCTTTTTAAATCCTTATTACTCTTCACAGGAAAGACTAAGTAGATATAGTCTAATCCTAATTTTTTAAAAGCAGCATTATGCATCACGGGCGAAAGACTATGGCTGACTGGGTATCCTATCAAACCTAAAAGTAAAGTTTTAGCGGTAATCATCTCTTTTATTTCTACAAGTTTTCTCGAATATGTTTCCTCGATATCTTGCTTGGACATAAATTTCATTCTGGATCATCTCTTTGATCTCTTTTTTTATATTGGGATAAATTTCTATCTTTTCTATCTCTTCTAAGGTTAAAAATTTGCAATCTTGAATTAATTTTTCTCTTTTTATTTTAGGCTCTTCCTGAAGTATTTCCCCTAAAAAATAAATGTTGATAGTATGGCGATGTTTATCAGAAGAAATAGACTCATTAATCATCAGAACTCGCTGGAGACTTACTTTTAAATTTGTTTCTTCCCAAACTTTTCTTTGAGCAATTTCTATAATGCTTTCACCATGCTTGAGATTTCCCCCAGGTAAAAACCAGTGATTACTATAATTAGATCTTATCAGTAAAATCTTGCTCTCTTTGATAATCACTACTCCAATCCTAATATCAGGTTGATCCATTTATTTTAAACCATTGATTTAAATTGATTTAATTAAAAGGTTGCCTTATATCTACCTGGCCACAAAAATTCAACATCTTCCTTTTCCTTATTATAATAAACTATAACATTTTGAGATGATAATCTCAAGCAAAAAAATGGTTGACAAAAGATCAAGGTTGAGGATATTATTGAAATTTAATTTCAATAATAAGGGTGATCTCGTGAAACCTAAAGATGAACATCTAATTTTAGGAAGCTATATAAAAAAAGAAGGATTACGTAAGACTCCCCAGAGAGAGATAATCTTAAATACTTTCTTAGAAATAGAAGATCATGTAGATGTAGAATCTTTATATAATTTAGTAAAACAGAAAGACCCCTCGATAAGCTTTATCACTATCTATCGAACGCTTAAACTTTTATGTGAGTGTAATTTAGCTAAAGAACTAAAATTAGAAAGAGCTATTACCAAGTATGAACATAAGTATAACCATATTCACCATGATCATCTAATTTGCGTTCAATGTGGAAAAGTAGTGGAGTTTTGTAATGAAGAAATTGAAAAGATTCAGGAACAAATTGCTTTGGAAAATAAATTTTCTACCCAAAGTCACTTTTTAAAGATAAATGGCCTATGTGAATTATGTAAAAAATAAACTACCTAATTTTATAGCACTTATTAATGAAAATTTGACATAGAGCAAATTAATT
Encoded here:
- a CDS encoding nucleotidyltransferase substrate binding protein is translated as MEGNKKFQRAFEKFEKAFNKYKEVVGSPQLFNFLNEELIVEISTNRFEYTFEILWKTLKEYLKLEGIDCSTPLRCFNEAFKAGLINEKYEGIFIDMIEKRNEIVHIYDLDQAKSIYGFIKSDEV
- a CDS encoding nucleotidyltransferase domain-containing protein, which translates into the protein MNDFNYKNGSRKDIKEEIIRILDKYLSNNYLLIIFGSFVRNEMIRSSDIDLAVYRNEKIPTKTIVEAKEELKMKTHTLRDIDLINLTKDVNVDLLKKILEEGVIWKETKNSKGLLKNLKKRLISTKK
- a CDS encoding HEPN domain-containing protein; translation: MRNELAKYRLENAKEKLISAKLLYENKQYKDSISRSYYAMFSAAKALLAVKEVNSSKHSGVISLFNQHFVKTSIVGKNMGRILAEAKEMREDSDYEDFVVISDEEVENQIKDAEIFIGEVEEVLEGVDEED
- the pseG gene encoding UDP-2,4-diacetamido-2,4,6-trideoxy-beta-L-altropyranose hydrolase, producing MKRRIVFRVDGGGSIGLGHIMRCLNLAEGLKEKGMQCIFITKDIDPEAGKRIVDSGHLVERLPAEIDLEEDLKLTVNLIKKYQLDLVVTDSYDINEIYLKRIKDLNIPLMSLDDLANMHLFSDIVLNQNIGVKVSDYSRERYTKLLLGPKYVLLRKEVRDRHCFRREIKEVAKNILVTLGGTDPNNQTLKVVKALKGIKNNIKITVVIGPSYLYEEILRKEIETDSRFILTRNLKDILGLMEKADIAISGGGSTCYELAYLGVPNIIIVLSDNQRKNADSLDNYGTSLNLGWFEEVTEDKIKETIKDLIKAREKRKGMSRKGRELVDGRGVERVVEEILVQLKWNNISAPKVRFNSKEKKVIRVFAERIKNNIGDNITSLGLFGSKARGDFQEDSDIDILIVLKEKSLESKKRIFDIMFEVDPYYDLKISPRIMSLYEYQKNKDMGSPFIKRLEKEGIKL
- the aroC gene encoding chorismate synthase; protein product: MLSFLTAGESHGKQLTVIIEGVPAGLKINKDKINQSLKERQRGFGRGERMKIEEDEVIITSGIRAGMTLGSPITMIIENKDWGNWVEVMSPEIAEVVLEKVEERKVLSPRPGHADLPGAIKYHHQDIRNVLERASARETAIRVAAGALLSQLLEEFGIELISYVVQVGDIKAKIEKDLSFDQIKDKINLSKLRCLDEKAEEAMIVKIKEAMETGDTLGGIFEVKAFGVPVGLGSYTQWDKRLNARLAFALMSIPAVKGVEIGMGFKGVDKLGSVVHDEIFFDQRLGFYRKTNQAGGIEGGISNGEDIILRAAVKPIPTLRKGLSSVNILSKEEQRSAYERSDVCVLPAASVVGLSMVAIELARAFLEKFGGDHLQEIKKNHRNYQQSCRLAFEQGDKTADT
- a CDS encoding prepilin peptidase, with protein sequence MVTLEEVIVVIFGLMIGSFLNVCIYRIPLDLSIILPCSFCPHCKTIIKPWENIPVLSYIFLKGKCRHCQKKISLRYPLVETLTAAMFLLVWFNFWTTLNSGLNFDLNLDKIILNLIFVSVLIVITFIDIDHLLIHDKIIYPAMAIGVICQLIFNQPSLLNNFIQVVLGILVGGGIIYLFALLGRLVFRREAMGGGDIKLGTLIGIYLDWKMSLLSVFLACIVGSGISLALMGLKKKKKTDYIAFGPFLALGAVISLFWGKRILSWYLGRW
- a CDS encoding shikimate dehydrogenase → MITAKTLLLGLIGYPVSHSLSPVMHNAAFKKLGLDYIYLVFPVKSNKDLKRAIEGLRAINFKGANVTIPYKEEVIKYLDEISKEAKLIGAVNTIENIEGKLYGYNTDSFGFIKSLKEEINTSLKDKKVFILGAGGAAKAVAFSLVFEGVSEIIFADKFKEKAVSLSKYMKKKTNGKYLAINLEDVKLGKKINLADLIINATSVGMKEEDPLPLEVKYLRKDQIIYDLVYNPSQTLLLKEGEKLNLKVISGLGMLLYQGAKSFEIWTKVKAPIEVMKRSLIENLD
- a CDS encoding NUDIX hydrolase; translation: MDQPDIRIGVVIIKESKILLIRSNYSNHWFLPGGNLKHGESIIEIAQRKVWEETNLKVSLQRVLMINESISSDKHRHTINIYFLGEILQEEPKIKREKLIQDCKFLTLEEIEKIEIYPNIKKEIKEMIQNEIYVQARYRGNIFEKTCRNKRDDYR
- a CDS encoding transcriptional repressor — translated: MKPKDEHLILGSYIKKEGLRKTPQREIILNTFLEIEDHVDVESLYNLVKQKDPSISFITIYRTLKLLCECNLAKELKLERAITKYEHKYNHIHHDHLICVQCGKVVEFCNEEIEKIQEQIALENKFSTQSHFLKINGLCELCKK